The genomic segment CGCGCCTGCTCACCAGCGGGCGCATGCGGGTGTGGACGGGCGTCACGGACTAGTCAGCCGCGCGCGAATCGCGCGAGAGAAAACGGCGAGAGATCAAGCGCGGGTGCGCCGTCGAGCGTCCACTGGGCGGCCGCCTCGCCCACGGCACTCGCGAACTTGAAGCCGTGCCCCGAGCACGCGCTCACCAGCAGCACGTTGGGGTGCTGCGGGTGGGTGTCGATCACGAAGTGCCCGTCGGGCGTGTGGGTGTACATGCACGTCGCGGTTACGATCAGTTCGCCAAAGACTCCCGGCAGATAGCGGTCCGTGAGCGCACGAATGGTGTCGATCTCGCGCTGGTGGACGCTGCGGTCAATGGTTTCCGGCGTGGCCGGTGTTCCCGGGTCGTGGATGGCCACCTTGAGGCCGCTTCCGCGGTCGGGGAAGCCGTAGAGCAGGCGGCCGGTTTCGAACTCCACCGCCCAAACCGGCATCGCGCGGGCCGCGGTGGAATCCGCGGCGCAGAACCAGAACAGCGGCTGCCGCGCCACCGCTGCAGTCACGCCCGCCCGCGCGAGTGGTTCGGTCATCCACGCGCCGGTGGCCAGCACGAGCCGCCCCACGGCGAAACGCCCCCGCGCGGTTTCGATCTCCACGCCATCGCCATTGGCCTTCCAGGACACCACGGGCTGGTCCGTGTTCACCTCCGCGCCGCGCGCGATCGCCCCGTCGAGGTGGGCCCGGATGCAGCGCGCCGGGTTCAGCAGGCCCGCGCGGGCCTCGGTGACGGTCTGCATGTCCGCGTCGGGCGTCAGCCATGGAAACGCGTGCTCCTGTTCCGCGGGCGAGTACTCGCGGATGGCGATGCCATGTTCAGCACCCGCCTTGCGCATGCCGGGGAGCAGTTCGCCGTTGGCGCGGCCCGCAAAGACACCACCCGTTTCCTCGATGAGCGTCTTGCCGGACTCGGCGGCAAGCCGGTGCCAGAGATCGTACGCGCGGCGCACCAGCGGGACGTAGCATGGGTCCTCGAAGTACGCCTCGCGGATCATGCGCGTCTCGCCGTGCGAGGAGCCGTGCGTGTGGGGCGGGGTGTGCGCGTCGAAGCCCGCCACACGTGCGCCGCGCGCGGCCAGATGGAACAGCGCCGCGCTTCCGGCCGCGCCGAGTCCCGCGACGATGCAGTCCATGCGTTCGGTCATGGTGCCAAGTGTACGACGCGCGGTCGCGCGCCGTCGAGGAGGGCCGATCACCTTGTGGAAGGGGGCATTTGTATGATATCATAGCCTCAAACCCAACCCTTGATATACGTCTTCAGCCATGCACCCAGGAGGCTCCCTGATGAATCGTCTGTCGATGTTTGCGGCCGCCGCGGCGCTCGCGAGCGCCCTTTCCGTTACCCCGGCCGCCGCCCTCGTCGTCCAGCACATCGCCACCGACGCCGAGCTGCTGGCCCTCCTTTCGGACGAACTGTTCGTGGCGGAGGGGCGCATCGGTGACGGCGCCGGCGCGGCCACGTTCGAGATCGACTTGGGCGGCGACACCGGCGCACCCGCCACCAGCGCGCAGTATGCGTGGCCCAACGGCGGCGCGGTCAACTGGACGCTGCACTACAACAACGTCACCAACCTGATCACCTTTACCGTGGACACAGTGGTGCTGCAATGGACCACGCCACTCTCCGGTTTCACCGATCTCTTTGTGCGAACGCGTGCCGTCAACGCGGACACCGAGATCCTGGTGGACGACCTGGTGCTCGACGCGGAGAACATCGGCGATGCTTCCCACGCCGTCGCCGATGGTCTCGACATCCTGTGGATCGCCGGGGGTGCGCTGGCGGACGGCTTCACGCTGACGGGTACCACCACCATGTCCTGGGGTGGTGCGATGCCAACGCAGTCGCGTCTTGCCTTCCAGATCAAGGTGGGTGTCACCAACACGGTTCCCACCGAGCAGAGCACGTGGGGCAAGGTGAAGGCGCTCTATCGCTAGAGAATCCTCGGCAAGCAGCGAGCGGGTAAGAAGGCGTCGCGCGGTTGCGCGGCGCCTTTTCTCTTTCACACGCCCAGCAGCCGTGCGAGGTTTCCGCCCAGCACGCCCTCGCGTTCGCCGGCGCTGAATCCGGCCGCCAGCATGGCGTCGATCTGCGCCTGCAGGAGATCGGCACGGTAGCCGCGCGGGAACACCCCCGAGTCCGACCCGTACAGGATCCGCTCGGCACCGATGGCGTCTCTGGTCTGCCGGAATATGTCGGCGAGGGACAGCGGCGGCACACACTCCGCGGCCCAGCTCTGCGAGCCCGCCGTGTCCACGTACACGTTGCGGTAGGCGGCGGCAAGATCCAGCGCCTCGTCGAAAAACCCGGCGCCGAAGTGGGGCAGGATGAAGGCCACGTCGGGGTGCGCGCGCGCCACCGCCGCGACGTCGCGCGGACGGCTCTTCTCGGCGGGGAACTCCGGATCGAGTCCGATCAGCTTTCGCACGCCCACCTTGAGCCGGCCACAGTGCACGAACGCCACCATGGCGTGCGCCTTGGCGAGTTCAAGCGCGGCGGTGACCTCGGGCGACTGGATGGAGTAGTCGTGCATGGCGGGAAAGAACAGCACGCCGCGGAAGCGGTAGCGTGGCAGGAGGCCGCGCAGCGCGGACAGCGTCACCGGCACGGCAGGATTCACGGTGGCGAAGGGAACGAATCGCCCGTTCGACGCCGCGGCCACCTCGCCCACCACGATCATCTCTTCGGGTATGGAGGCAAACAGGGCCGCGCGATCGACGCGGTGACGGTCCATCTCGCGGATCCAGCGCGCCGCGTGCGCGGCGGCGTCGGGCTCGGGGACTTCGATTCCGCCCGCGCGAATGCGGTCCAGCGTGGCTTCCGGATCTGAGCCGTTCACCAGTGTCGCCTGGTACTCGTAGAACTCGCGGCCGAAGAAGTGGGTATGGGCGTCGAAGACGTTCACGGTTCGGGCCTCTCCGGTGTTATAGTCTCACTGAACAGTATGGCCGCGCCGGGCCGCTTTGGTCAACCGCGCCGGTATGTCCCATGGAACACGTCGTCGCCACCCGATACTGGCACCTCCTGGAAGACGGCCGCGTCCAGTGCGACCTGTGCCCGCGCTTCTGCAAGCTGCGCATTGGGCAAAGGGGAATGTGCTTTGTCCGCGCCAACGAAGGCGACACGGTGGTGCTCACCACCTACGGGCGCTCCAGCGGGTTCTGCGTGGACCCCATCGAGAAGAAGCCGCTCAACCACTTCCTCCCCGGCACCCCGGTGTTCTCCTTCGGGACCGCCGGCTGCAACCTCGCCTGCTCCTTCTGCCAGAACTGGGACATCTCCAAGTCGCGGGAGGTGGAGACGCTGGCCGCAGAGGCGTCGCCGGAGGCGATTGCGCGCGCGGCAGAGGAGACGGGCTGCCGTAGCGTGGCGTTCACGTACAACGACCCGGTGATATTCATGGAATACGCCGTCGACGTGGCCATCGCGTGCCACGCGCGCGGTATCAAGACGGTGGCGGTGACGGCGGGGGAGATCTGCCCGGAGCCGCGGCGCGAGTTCTTCGCACACATCGATGCCGCCAACGTGGACCTCAAGGCCTTCACCGAGGACTTCTACTACAAGTTGTGCAAAGGAAGTCTTTCCAGCGTGCTGGACACGCTGGTCTATCTGAAACGCGAGACGAAGGTGTGGGTGGAGATCACCACGCTTCTGATTCCAGGACACAATGACTCGAACGAAGAGATCGCCAATGAGAGCCGGTGGATCCGCGAAAACCTCGGCGTGGACGTGCCCCTGCACTTCACGGCGTTCCATCCGGATTTTCGCATGATGGACGTGCCACCCACACCGCCGGAAACGCTCGTGCGCGCGCGCAACATCGCGCTGAAGGAAGGACTGCGCTACGTGTACGTGGGCAACGTCCACAATGAGGACGGCAGCAGCACGTACTGTCACGCGTGCGGCGAGAAGCTGATCGGTCGCGACTGGTACCAGCTCACCGCATGGAAACTTGATGCACACGGTCGCTGCAGGAAATGCGCAACCCCGCTGCCAGGGGTGTTCGAGGCCAAGGCGGGCAAGTGGGGCGCGCGGCGGCAGCCGGTCGACATGACGAATTTTGCCTGATCGCCCGGGGATCAGCGTTCCCTTGTCAAGATTCGCGCCCGGGTGCGAAAATCCCCTCCATGCACTCTCACCCCTATCCCTCCGTTCGCCACGATCATACCTTTGGACAGGATCGCAGGCGCCCCGGCGAGAGCCGCACCGTGATGGTCATCGGGCTCACGGCAACCATGATGGTTGTCGAAATCGCTGCGGGCATCGCTTTCGGTTCGATGGTGCTCCTGGCCGATGGTCTGCACATGGCTTCGCACGCGGTTGCGTTGTGCGTGAATGTCTTTGCCTACGTGTACGCCCGGCGCTACGCCGGGGATCCGCGGTACAGCTTTGGCACGGGGAAGGTGAACGCGCTGGGTGGTTTCAGCGGAGCGGTGTTGCTGGCGGTCTTCTGCCTCTTGATGGCTGCGGAGAGCTTCGAGCGCCTGCTGCACCCGGTGGCTATTGTGTTCGATCAGGCCATCCTGGTGGCGGTAATCGGCCTGGTGGTCAACGGGTTGAGCGCCGCCATCCTGGGCGCACGCCATACCCACGAGGATGAACTTGAGGTACACGATCACCACCACGATCACAACCTTCGCTCCGCATACCTGCACGTCCTGGCGGACGCGCTCACATCGGTATTCGCAATCGCCGCGCTGCTGGCCGGAAAATACCTGGGGCTCTCATGGATGGATCCGGTGATGGGCTTCGTGGGAGCAGTTCTCGTGGGGCGGTGGTCGGTGGGCCTGCTTCGTTCCACAAGCCTCATTCTGCTCGATCGCCAGGGTTCGGAGGATGCGCGGAAGGAGATTGAGCAGTGCATCCAA from the Candidatus Krumholzibacteriia bacterium genome contains:
- the solA gene encoding N-methyl-L-tryptophan oxidase, translated to MTERMDCIVAGLGAAGSAALFHLAARGARVAGFDAHTPPHTHGSSHGETRMIREAYFEDPCYVPLVRRAYDLWHRLAAESGKTLIEETGGVFAGRANGELLPGMRKAGAEHGIAIREYSPAEQEHAFPWLTPDADMQTVTEARAGLLNPARCIRAHLDGAIARGAEVNTDQPVVSWKANGDGVEIETARGRFAVGRLVLATGAWMTEPLARAGVTAAVARQPLFWFCAADSTAARAMPVWAVEFETGRLLYGFPDRGSGLKVAIHDPGTPATPETIDRSVHQREIDTIRALTDRYLPGVFGELIVTATCMYTHTPDGHFVIDTHPQHPNVLLVSACSGHGFKFASAVGEAAAQWTLDGAPALDLSPFSLARFARG
- a CDS encoding amidohydrolase family protein; amino-acid sequence: MNVFDAHTHFFGREFYEYQATLVNGSDPEATLDRIRAGGIEVPEPDAAAHAARWIREMDRHRVDRAALFASIPEEMIVVGEVAAASNGRFVPFATVNPAVPVTLSALRGLLPRYRFRGVLFFPAMHDYSIQSPEVTAALELAKAHAMVAFVHCGRLKVGVRKLIGLDPEFPAEKSRPRDVAAVARAHPDVAFILPHFGAGFFDEALDLAAAYRNVYVDTAGSQSWAAECVPPLSLADIFRQTRDAIGAERILYGSDSGVFPRGYRADLLQAQIDAMLAAGFSAGEREGVLGGNLARLLGV
- the amrS gene encoding AmmeMemoRadiSam system radical SAM enzyme — encoded protein: MEHVVATRYWHLLEDGRVQCDLCPRFCKLRIGQRGMCFVRANEGDTVVLTTYGRSSGFCVDPIEKKPLNHFLPGTPVFSFGTAGCNLACSFCQNWDISKSREVETLAAEASPEAIARAAEETGCRSVAFTYNDPVIFMEYAVDVAIACHARGIKTVAVTAGEICPEPRREFFAHIDAANVDLKAFTEDFYYKLCKGSLSSVLDTLVYLKRETKVWVEITTLLIPGHNDSNEEIANESRWIRENLGVDVPLHFTAFHPDFRMMDVPPTPPETLVRARNIALKEGLRYVYVGNVHNEDGSSTYCHACGEKLIGRDWYQLTAWKLDAHGRCRKCATPLPGVFEAKAGKWGARRQPVDMTNFA
- the dmeF gene encoding CDF family Co(II)/Ni(II) efflux transporter DmeF yields the protein MHSHPYPSVRHDHTFGQDRRRPGESRTVMVIGLTATMMVVEIAAGIAFGSMVLLADGLHMASHAVALCVNVFAYVYARRYAGDPRYSFGTGKVNALGGFSGAVLLAVFCLLMAAESFERLLHPVAIVFDQAILVAVIGLVVNGLSAAILGARHTHEDELEVHDHHHDHNLRSAYLHVLADALTSVFAIAALLAGKYLGLSWMDPVMGFVGAVLVGRWSVGLLRSTSLILLDRQGSEDARKEIEQCIQSDGDSKVTDLHLWCIGPGIFSLVMTVVARDPATPDEYRERLPKGRGLAHVSIEVQRHADEAQERLLYEH